A window of Thermosynechococcus sp. NK55a contains these coding sequences:
- the psbE gene encoding cytochrome b559 subunit alpha, translating to MAGTTGERPFSDIITSVRYWVIHSITIPALFIAGWLFVSTGLAYDVFGTPRPDSYYAQEQRSIPLVTDRFEAKQQVETFLEELK from the coding sequence GTGGCTGGAACGACAGGAGAACGACCATTTTCCGACATTATTACCAGTGTCCGTTATTGGGTGATTCATAGCATCACCATTCCGGCGTTGTTCATTGCTGGCTGGCTCTTTGTCAGCACCGGTTTGGCCTATGATGTGTTTGGCACACCACGCCCCGATAGCTACTATGCTCAGGAACAGCGGTCGATTCCTCTGGTGACCGATCGCTTTGAAGCCAAACAACAAGTCGAAACCTTCTTAGAAGAGTTGAAGTAG
- the psbF gene encoding cytochrome b559 subunit beta: MTSNTPNQEPVSYPIFTVRWVAVHTLAVPTIFFLGAIAAMQFIQR, from the coding sequence ATGACCAGTAACACACCCAATCAAGAACCCGTTTCTTACCCAATTTTTACGGTCCGCTGGGTGGCCGTTCACACTCTCGCTGTGCCCACGATTTTCTTCCTCGGGGCGATCGCGGCAATGCAGTTTATCCAACGTTAG
- a CDS encoding photosystem II reaction center protein L, with protein MEPNPNRQPVELNRTSLYLGLLLILVLALLFSSYFFN; from the coding sequence ATGGAACCGAATCCCAATCGTCAGCCGGTCGAACTGAATCGCACCTCCCTGTACCTAGGGTTGCTGCTGATCTTGGTTCTTGCGTTGCTCTTTTCAAGCTACTTCTTTAACTAA
- a CDS encoding photosystem II reaction center protein J yields MSEGGRIPLWIVATVAGMGVIVIVGLFFYGAYAGLGSSL; encoded by the coding sequence ATGTCTGAAGGCGGACGCATTCCCCTCTGGATTGTGGCTACAGTGGCCGGCATGGGAGTGATTGTGATTGTGGGGCTGTTCTTCTACGGTGCTTACGCTGGTCTGGGCTCCTCTCTCTAG
- a CDS encoding ribose-phosphate pyrophosphokinase, with protein sequence MIRSKSKRTPAWGDAVIHTAPLPTTSPSHISDHSRLKLFSGSANIALAQEIACYLGIDLGPMVRKRFADGELYVQIQESIRGCDVYLIQPCCRPVNDHLMELLIMVDACRRASARQVTAVIPYYGYARADRKTAGRESITAKLVANLITQAGASRVLAMDLHSAQIQGYFDIPVDHVYGSPVLLDYLRSKNLEDIVVVSPDVGGVARARAFANKLDDAPLAIIDKRRQAHNVAEVMNVVGDVKGKTAVLVDDMIDTAGTILEGARLLRREGAKEVYACATHAVFSPPAIERLQGGDFEEVIVTNTIPVPETQRFPQLTVLSVASILGETIWRIHEDSSVSSMFR encoded by the coding sequence ATGATAAGATCAAAATCAAAACGCACGCCAGCTTGGGGAGATGCTGTGATTCACACTGCGCCATTGCCCACGACTAGCCCCTCTCACATTTCTGACCATAGTCGTCTAAAGCTGTTTTCGGGTTCTGCCAACATTGCCCTTGCTCAGGAAATTGCCTGCTACCTTGGTATTGATCTCGGCCCAATGGTGCGTAAGCGATTTGCCGATGGCGAGCTGTATGTGCAGATTCAAGAGTCGATTCGCGGTTGTGATGTCTACCTGATTCAGCCCTGTTGCCGACCTGTCAATGACCACCTGATGGAACTGCTGATCATGGTGGATGCCTGCCGCCGCGCCTCAGCTCGTCAAGTGACTGCAGTGATTCCCTACTATGGCTATGCCCGTGCCGATCGCAAGACAGCAGGCCGCGAATCCATTACCGCCAAACTAGTGGCCAACCTGATTACCCAAGCAGGTGCCAGTCGTGTCTTGGCTATGGACCTGCACTCAGCCCAAATTCAAGGCTACTTCGACATTCCCGTGGATCACGTCTATGGTTCACCCGTGCTCCTTGACTACCTGCGCAGCAAAAATCTAGAGGATATTGTGGTGGTCTCACCGGATGTGGGTGGAGTAGCGCGGGCCCGTGCCTTTGCCAATAAGCTTGATGATGCGCCCCTAGCGATTATTGATAAGCGCCGCCAAGCCCACAATGTGGCCGAGGTGATGAATGTGGTGGGTGATGTTAAGGGCAAAACAGCGGTACTCGTGGATGACATGATTGATACAGCCGGCACCATTTTAGAGGGGGCGCGACTCCTACGCCGCGAAGGTGCCAAAGAAGTCTATGCCTGTGCCACCCATGCCGTCTTTTCGCCACCGGCGATTGAGCGGCTCCAAGGGGGCGATTTTGAAGAGGTGATTGTGACCAATACGATCCCTGTGCCGGAAACGCAACGCTTTCCCCAGCTCACGGTGCTCTCGGTGGCTAGTATTCTTGGAGAAACCATTTGGCGGATCCATGAAGATAGCTCTGTGAGCAGCATGTTCCGCTAA
- the purH gene encoding bifunctional phosphoribosylaminoimidazolecarboxamide formyltransferase/IMP cyclohydrolase, with protein sequence MGRIALLSTSNKQGLVELATALVQEFGFTLLSSGGTAKTLQAAGIPVTTVSEYTGAPEILGGRVKTLHPKIHGGILARRDRPQDEADLQAQAIHPIDLVVVNLYPFAETIAQPNVTLAEAIEQIDIGGPTLIRAAAKNHAHVTVLVDPSQYETYLQELRLYGEAQPAFRLACAQQAFALTASYDQAIAEYLQEITSAGTEPDILPPVFHLTGRQKQVLRYGENPHQRASWYIRGAHPRGWAAAHLLQGKELSYNNLLDLEAARAVISEFLGDSAPAAVIIKHTNPCGVAEGKTLVEAYERAFAADSVSAFGGIVALNRPLDVATAEALTRTFLECVVAPACEEAALPILKTKPKMRVLTLPELHTAPTTAIQTIAGGFLVQDIHPLPIDPEAWQVVTATEPSPELMAELIFAWKVVKHVKSNAIVVSRDRQTQGIGAGQMNRVGAVEIALSHAGEAARGGVLASDGFFPFADSVEAAALAGIAAIIQPGGSLRDSESIEAANAAGIAMVFTNRRHFRH encoded by the coding sequence ATGGGGCGAATTGCCTTGCTCAGCACCAGTAATAAGCAGGGGCTGGTGGAGTTGGCTACGGCCTTGGTGCAGGAGTTTGGCTTTACGCTCCTGAGTAGTGGTGGCACCGCAAAGACCTTGCAGGCGGCGGGGATTCCTGTGACAACAGTCTCTGAGTACACAGGGGCACCAGAAATTCTTGGTGGACGGGTCAAGACCCTGCACCCGAAAATCCATGGCGGCATTTTGGCACGGCGCGATCGCCCCCAAGACGAGGCCGATCTGCAAGCCCAAGCCATTCATCCCATTGATTTAGTGGTTGTTAACCTCTACCCCTTTGCCGAAACAATTGCCCAACCCAACGTCACCCTTGCCGAGGCCATCGAGCAAATTGATATTGGTGGGCCGACGCTGATTCGCGCTGCCGCGAAAAACCATGCCCATGTGACAGTGTTGGTAGATCCCAGTCAGTATGAAACTTACCTTCAGGAATTACGATTATACGGGGAAGCCCAACCTGCCTTCCGCCTAGCCTGTGCCCAACAAGCGTTTGCTCTAACAGCCAGTTACGATCAGGCGATCGCTGAGTATCTTCAAGAAATAACGTCCGCCGGTACGGAACCAGACATTCTCCCCCCCGTTTTTCACCTCACCGGACGGCAAAAACAAGTCCTGCGCTATGGCGAAAACCCCCATCAACGGGCTTCTTGGTACATCCGTGGGGCACACCCCAGGGGTTGGGCCGCTGCCCACCTGCTCCAGGGAAAAGAACTCAGTTACAATAACCTGCTAGATTTAGAAGCCGCACGGGCAGTGATCAGTGAATTCCTAGGGGACAGTGCCCCCGCTGCCGTCATTATTAAACACACCAATCCCTGTGGCGTCGCTGAAGGCAAAACCCTAGTGGAAGCCTATGAACGGGCCTTTGCAGCCGATAGTGTCTCTGCCTTTGGCGGTATTGTTGCCCTAAACCGCCCCTTGGATGTGGCCACTGCTGAAGCCTTAACCCGTACTTTTTTAGAGTGTGTGGTGGCTCCCGCCTGTGAGGAAGCGGCACTGCCGATCCTGAAAACCAAGCCCAAGATGCGGGTTCTCACCTTACCTGAGTTGCATACTGCTCCGACCACGGCAATTCAAACCATTGCCGGCGGCTTTCTTGTCCAAGATATTCACCCCCTCCCCATTGATCCAGAGGCATGGCAGGTGGTCACAGCCACTGAACCCAGCCCAGAGTTGATGGCGGAACTGATCTTTGCCTGGAAAGTTGTGAAGCACGTCAAGTCCAATGCCATTGTTGTCAGTCGCGATCGCCAAACCCAAGGGATTGGGGCTGGTCAAATGAATCGGGTCGGTGCTGTGGAAATTGCCCTCAGTCATGCTGGTGAGGCGGCGCGGGGGGGAGTGCTGGCCAGTGATGGCTTCTTCCCTTTTGCCGATTCTGTGGAAGCGGCTGCCCTTGCCGGTATTGCTGCCATTATTCAACCGGGGGGCAGTCTGCGCGATAGTGAATCTATCGAAGCAGCTAATGCAGCGGGAATTGCTATGGTCTTTACCAACCGGCGACACTTCCGCCACTAG
- a CDS encoding metallophosphoesterase yields MAVRLGIISDPHIALPETIPTDYPPIFLYEISIPAFEAAVTHLLDLGIDALLIPGDLTRDGEVANHHWLSTYLQTLSVPCYVIPGNHDVPLPLGDNSRIGWADFPQWYAHAGYGNAGKHYYQALLAENLQLIALNSNQFSPTGQQLGVVDQGQLAWLAALLAEPFAGLRLVMIHHNVLEHWPQQSQSPMGQRYLLENRAELLNLLRSAGVALVLTGHLHVQDIAYEQGLFDLTTGSLVSYPHPYRRLILQEHPQGGWQVAVESYRIESLKAYPTLSDLSRQWMLQRGAGFMVRFLTLPPFNLSETEAKPLAQALSSLWPDIAQGDTQVMLPTLPEPLAAYFAQFNHRPPREHPQLRDNNTVFVI; encoded by the coding sequence ATGGCAGTGCGGCTTGGCATTATCAGTGATCCCCACATTGCCCTGCCGGAGACAATTCCGACAGATTACCCGCCTATTTTTCTTTATGAAATTAGTATCCCTGCCTTTGAAGCCGCCGTCACCCATCTCCTTGATCTCGGCATTGATGCCCTGCTGATTCCTGGCGACCTGACACGGGATGGTGAAGTGGCAAACCACCACTGGCTCAGTACCTATTTACAAACACTGTCGGTGCCCTGTTATGTGATTCCCGGAAACCACGATGTGCCTCTACCGCTAGGGGACAACAGCCGCATTGGCTGGGCTGACTTTCCCCAGTGGTATGCCCATGCGGGCTATGGCAACGCTGGCAAGCATTACTACCAAGCCCTACTTGCAGAAAATCTGCAACTGATTGCCCTCAACTCCAACCAATTCAGTCCAACAGGACAACAGCTGGGAGTCGTCGATCAAGGGCAGTTGGCATGGTTAGCGGCTCTATTGGCAGAACCCTTTGCCGGACTACGCCTGGTCATGATTCACCACAATGTCCTTGAGCACTGGCCACAGCAGAGCCAAAGCCCGATGGGGCAGCGCTACCTCTTGGAGAATCGGGCAGAGCTATTGAACCTGTTGCGCTCGGCGGGGGTGGCGTTGGTCTTAACCGGACATCTCCATGTCCAAGACATTGCCTATGAGCAGGGGTTGTTTGACCTAACGACCGGTTCCCTCGTCAGCTATCCCCATCCCTATCGTCGTCTCATTTTGCAGGAACACCCCCAAGGGGGCTGGCAGGTGGCCGTGGAATCCTACCGCATTGAATCCCTGAAGGCCTATCCCACCTTGAGTGACCTCTCCCGCCAATGGATGCTGCAGCGCGGCGCGGGGTTTATGGTGCGCTTTCTGACATTGCCGCCCTTTAATTTATCGGAAACTGAGGCCAAGCCCCTCGCCCAAGCCCTATCCTCCCTCTGGCCAGACATTGCCCAAGGAGATACCCAAGTCATGCTACCGACTTTACCGGAACCCTTGGCCGCCTACTTTGCTCAGTTTAACCACAGGCCACCAAGGGAGCATCCCCAGCTCCGGGACAACAATACAGTCTTTGTGATTTAA
- a CDS encoding AI-2E family transporter translates to MTFGQWIGLLVLGMCLYILWEIRQVLLLVFLAVVLATALNWLQLRLQGWGLQRGRAIAISISLTFLIIFGFFWMIIPPFLQEAQQLGVLIPKGLERVEAWLDGMAHLLPSGGLDDTPMINRLIAQLEPFLQQILNNFFALFSNTLAVLLNTLLVLVLTVMLVIDPQPYRRGFIRLFPAFYRSRIDTILRESEQALLAWLAGTGLNMVVIGVVSGLALALLGVRLVLANAFLAGLLEAIPNIGPALSVIPPMIIAFIDDPWQSVAVLIAYILIQQLEQYLLVPVVMAKQVALLPAVTLVSQIIFAIFFGFLGLLLALPLVIVGQIWFTEIVLKDILDRWQASPPPEVSNPPILPLPPASPPAPASPAASAPISEDDSVDQ, encoded by the coding sequence GTGACATTTGGTCAGTGGATTGGCTTGCTGGTACTGGGGATGTGTCTTTACATCCTCTGGGAAATTCGCCAAGTGTTACTCTTGGTCTTTTTGGCGGTAGTCTTGGCAACGGCCCTCAACTGGCTGCAACTGCGGCTCCAAGGCTGGGGACTGCAACGGGGGCGGGCGATCGCCATCAGTATTAGCTTGACTTTCCTGATCATCTTTGGCTTCTTTTGGATGATTATTCCTCCCTTTTTACAGGAAGCGCAGCAACTGGGTGTGTTGATTCCCAAGGGTCTAGAACGGGTGGAAGCATGGCTGGATGGCATGGCTCATCTCTTACCCAGTGGTGGCCTTGACGACACACCGATGATCAATCGACTGATCGCCCAATTGGAACCATTTCTCCAGCAAATCCTTAACAATTTCTTTGCTCTGTTTTCCAATACCCTGGCGGTCTTACTGAATACGCTGTTGGTCCTGGTGCTGACGGTGATGCTAGTGATTGATCCTCAGCCCTATCGCCGAGGGTTTATTCGCCTGTTTCCAGCATTTTACCGTTCTCGCATTGACACCATCCTCAGGGAAAGTGAACAGGCACTCTTGGCTTGGCTAGCAGGGACAGGCTTGAATATGGTGGTGATTGGCGTCGTCAGTGGCCTTGCGCTGGCTCTATTGGGAGTGCGGTTGGTCTTAGCCAATGCCTTCCTCGCAGGACTTCTAGAAGCTATTCCCAATATCGGCCCTGCCCTCAGTGTAATTCCGCCAATGATTATTGCGTTTATTGATGATCCATGGCAGTCGGTGGCTGTTCTCATTGCCTACATTCTGATTCAACAGTTGGAACAATACCTGCTGGTGCCCGTTGTCATGGCCAAACAGGTGGCTCTACTGCCTGCTGTGACGCTGGTGTCCCAAATTATTTTTGCTATCTTCTTTGGTTTTCTAGGCTTACTACTGGCACTGCCTCTAGTGATTGTGGGTCAGATTTGGTTTACGGAAATTGTGCTCAAGGACATTCTGGATCGCTGGCAGGCCAGCCCGCCACCTGAAGTGTCAAATCCACCAATTTTGCCCCTGCCCCCGGCGAGCCCACCTGCTCCCGCAAGTCCTGCCGCATCTGCTCCAATTTCTGAGGATGATTCAGTAGATCAATAA
- the apcD gene encoding allophycocyanin subunit alpha-B encodes MSVISQVLLKADDELRYPTTGELQTISDFFQTGEQRLRIATTLAENEKRIVEQASKQLWQKRPDFISPGGNAYGQKQRALCLRDYSWYMRLITYGILAGDKDPIERTGIIGVREMYNSLGVPMTGMAEAIRCLKDASLALLSTEDAEVAAPYFDYIIQEMS; translated from the coding sequence ATGAGTGTCATTAGTCAGGTTCTTCTTAAAGCGGACGATGAATTGCGCTACCCCACCACGGGCGAACTCCAGACGATTAGTGACTTTTTCCAAACGGGTGAGCAACGCCTCCGCATTGCCACAACCCTGGCCGAAAATGAGAAACGGATTGTAGAGCAAGCCAGCAAGCAACTGTGGCAGAAGCGGCCTGACTTTATCTCACCGGGGGGCAACGCCTACGGCCAGAAACAGCGTGCCCTGTGTCTACGGGACTATAGCTGGTATATGCGCCTGATTACCTATGGCATCCTCGCCGGTGACAAAGACCCCATTGAGCGCACGGGTATTATTGGGGTACGGGAAATGTACAACTCCCTTGGTGTGCCGATGACAGGGATGGCAGAAGCCATACGTTGCCTCAAGGACGCCTCCTTGGCCCTCTTGAGCACTGAAGATGCTGAAGTGGCGGCACCCTACTTTGACTACATTATTCAGGAAATGTCCTAG
- the serS gene encoding serine--tRNA ligase encodes MIDLKQLRENPQAFGDRLRRRGGDFDLDRILELDAQQRQLEQQRSQLQARSNEIGALVGKKIKSGVAPTDPEIQALKAEANDLKQKLSDLEPQERQLKEELESLLLTIPNPPSETTPIGRDETDNVEVRRWGEEYKPTYPCQPHWDIGTQLGLWDVERSVKVAQSRFVTLLGMGAALERALIQFMLDSHRERGYVEVLPPLLVNSASLTGTGQLPKFAEESFRCADDDLWLIPTAEVPVTNLYRDEILAADQLPIYHCAYTPCFRREAGSYGKDTRGLIRLHQFNKVELVKFVHPETSAAEHEALVADAESILQALKLPYRVIELCTGDLGFGAMKCYDLEVWLPAAGCYREISSCSNFGDFQARRAKIRFKGAKQKGTQFVHTLNGSGLAVGRTMAAILENYQQPDGTVRVPEVLQPYLKCSHIGGATS; translated from the coding sequence GTGATTGATCTAAAACAACTGCGAGAAAATCCCCAAGCCTTTGGCGATCGCCTGCGGCGGCGCGGCGGTGACTTTGACCTCGACCGCATTTTAGAATTGGATGCGCAGCAGCGACAGCTTGAACAACAGCGATCGCAACTCCAAGCCCGCAGTAATGAGATTGGTGCCCTCGTCGGCAAAAAGATCAAGTCCGGCGTTGCCCCCACTGACCCCGAAATTCAAGCCCTCAAAGCCGAGGCCAACGATCTCAAGCAAAAACTCAGTGATCTGGAGCCCCAGGAACGGCAGTTGAAAGAGGAGCTAGAGAGCCTGCTGCTGACGATTCCCAACCCCCCCAGTGAGACCACCCCCATTGGCCGTGATGAAACTGACAACGTTGAGGTGCGGCGGTGGGGGGAGGAGTATAAACCCACCTACCCTTGCCAGCCCCACTGGGACATTGGGACTCAATTGGGACTCTGGGATGTGGAGCGATCGGTCAAAGTAGCTCAGAGTCGTTTTGTTACCCTATTAGGCATGGGGGCTGCCCTTGAGCGGGCCTTGATCCAATTCATGCTCGATAGCCACCGCGAACGCGGCTATGTGGAAGTCTTGCCGCCTTTGCTGGTCAATAGTGCCTCGCTGACGGGAACAGGGCAGTTACCGAAGTTTGCTGAGGAGAGTTTTCGCTGTGCCGATGACGATCTCTGGCTAATTCCGACAGCGGAAGTACCCGTGACGAATCTCTACCGTGATGAAATTTTAGCCGCCGATCAACTCCCCATTTACCACTGTGCCTATACCCCCTGTTTTCGCCGCGAAGCAGGCAGCTACGGCAAAGATACCCGCGGTCTGATTCGACTGCACCAATTTAACAAAGTGGAGTTGGTCAAGTTTGTTCACCCGGAAACCTCTGCCGCTGAACATGAAGCCCTGGTGGCGGATGCCGAGTCCATTCTCCAAGCCCTGAAGCTGCCCTATCGAGTGATTGAACTGTGTACTGGGGATTTGGGGTTTGGTGCTATGAAGTGCTACGACCTGGAGGTGTGGCTCCCCGCTGCGGGTTGCTACCGTGAAATTTCCAGTTGCTCTAACTTTGGCGATTTTCAGGCGCGGCGTGCCAAGATTCGCTTCAAAGGGGCTAAGCAAAAGGGAACGCAGTTTGTCCACACTCTCAATGGCTCTGGCCTAGCTGTTGGGCGAACCATGGCGGCCATTCTCGAAAACTACCAACAACCCGATGGAACGGTGCGGGTACCGGAGGTGCTGCAACCTTATCTGAAGTGCAGCCACATTGGCGGGGCAACATCGTGA
- the murF gene encoding UDP-N-acetylmuramoyl-tripeptide--D-alanyl-D-alanine ligase: MKTTLGAIAQALGLDTTHPNLPITGICTDSRQVAAGNLFVALRGATFDGHQFVDQAAAAGAIALMVETPLSAALPQLQVANTLSAYQRLGQWWRQQCPAKVIAVTGSVGKTTTKEMIAAVLRHYGTVLKTEANFNNEIGVPKTLLQLEPHHQFAVIEMGMRARGEIALLSQIAQPDVAVITNVGTAHIGRLGSREAIAQAKCELLAEMPPGGTAVLNADSPLLLPTAVQVWSGRTITYGLEGGTLRGIYQPPQTLHVGGRTYTVPLAGAHHALNFLAALGVLQALDIEGDRLPSQLTLELPGGRGGRYRLEPDILLLDETYNAGLESMVAALHLLRSLPGQRHLAVLGPMRELGAFSLSFHEQVGATVAELDLDGLLILDQGDEGAALAQGAGRIPTQQFGSHEELVEYLLRELQAGDRLLFKASHAVALDRVVTELRQRWPKLQSG, encoded by the coding sequence GTGAAGACCACCCTAGGGGCGATCGCCCAAGCTTTGGGGTTAGACACGACTCATCCAAATCTGCCCATCACAGGAATTTGCACCGACTCTCGCCAAGTCGCCGCTGGCAACCTGTTTGTCGCCCTGCGGGGGGCAACCTTTGATGGCCATCAATTTGTCGATCAGGCAGCTGCCGCTGGAGCGATCGCCCTGATGGTCGAAACACCGCTGTCTGCTGCGCTTCCCCAACTTCAGGTGGCCAATACCCTGAGTGCCTATCAGCGCTTGGGACAGTGGTGGCGGCAGCAATGTCCAGCCAAAGTTATTGCCGTCACTGGCTCCGTGGGCAAAACCACCACCAAGGAAATGATTGCTGCTGTCCTCCGTCACTATGGCACGGTCCTCAAGACCGAAGCCAACTTCAACAACGAGATTGGCGTGCCCAAAACACTTTTACAACTGGAACCCCACCACCAGTTTGCAGTGATTGAAATGGGGATGCGTGCTCGCGGTGAAATTGCCCTGTTGAGCCAGATTGCCCAACCGGATGTTGCGGTGATTACCAACGTTGGCACTGCCCATATTGGCCGCCTTGGTTCGCGGGAAGCCATTGCCCAAGCCAAATGCGAACTTCTTGCGGAAATGCCCCCAGGGGGAACAGCGGTGCTCAATGCCGATAGTCCCCTACTTTTGCCGACAGCGGTGCAGGTCTGGTCAGGGCGCACTATCACCTATGGCCTTGAGGGGGGCACCCTACGGGGAATCTACCAACCGCCCCAAACCCTCCATGTGGGTGGACGCACCTACACCGTCCCCCTTGCGGGGGCACACCATGCCCTGAACTTTCTGGCTGCCCTTGGGGTGCTGCAAGCCTTGGACATCGAGGGCGATCGCCTGCCTTCACAGTTGACGCTAGAATTGCCCGGTGGTCGCGGTGGTCGCTATCGCCTCGAACCAGATATTCTGCTTTTAGATGAAACCTACAATGCGGGCCTGGAATCCATGGTGGCGGCTTTGCACCTGTTGCGATCGCTCCCCGGTCAGCGACATCTGGCGGTTCTTGGCCCGATGCGGGAATTAGGCGCCTTTTCTCTCTCCTTCCATGAGCAGGTGGGGGCAACTGTTGCCGAATTGGACCTCGATGGCCTCTTAATCCTCGATCAAGGTGACGAAGGGGCAGCCCTTGCGCAGGGAGCAGGGCGGATTCCCACTCAACAATTTGGTTCCCATGAAGAATTGGTGGAGTACCTATTGCGCGAGTTACAAGCAGGCGATCGCCTCCTCTTTAAGGCCTCCCATGCCGTTGCCCTTGATCGAGTGGTCACTGAACTGCGGCAGCGCTGGCCAAAACTGCAGTCGGGTTGA
- a CDS encoding MoxR family ATPase — MREPLQRLVNNLGQVMVGKEAAIELLLVGLLAGGHVLLEDVPGVGKTLLAKALARSLAGTFQRIQATPDLLPTDLSGTNIWNPKTAEFEFRPGPVFCNILLADEINRATPRTQSALLEVMEEYQVTIDGVTYPLPQPFFVIATQNPVEYQGTFPLPEAQLDRFALCFSLGYPTEEEELQMLQRVQGGLDVNQLEPCLSLAAIQQLRQQVLQVRVDSVLQKYILALVRASRESDCITLGVSPRGTVMLQRTAQALAFLNGRDYVLPDDVKQLAPHVLAHRLITAAGRSGRACVAELLETVAVP, encoded by the coding sequence ATGCGTGAACCCCTACAGCGACTGGTGAATAACCTTGGACAAGTTATGGTGGGCAAAGAAGCGGCCATTGAACTGCTGTTGGTGGGATTGCTGGCGGGGGGACACGTCTTGCTGGAGGATGTACCAGGGGTGGGAAAAACCCTCTTAGCTAAAGCCCTGGCGCGATCGCTGGCGGGCACCTTTCAGCGCATCCAAGCCACCCCCGATCTCCTGCCCACCGACTTATCGGGCACTAATATCTGGAATCCCAAAACAGCGGAGTTTGAGTTTCGCCCAGGTCCTGTGTTCTGCAATATCCTGCTGGCGGATGAAATTAACCGTGCTACGCCGCGGACCCAATCAGCACTTCTAGAGGTCATGGAAGAGTACCAGGTCACCATTGATGGTGTCACCTACCCCCTGCCTCAGCCTTTTTTCGTCATTGCCACCCAAAACCCGGTGGAGTACCAAGGCACATTTCCACTGCCGGAGGCGCAGTTGGATCGTTTTGCCCTCTGTTTTAGTTTGGGCTACCCCACCGAGGAAGAGGAGCTACAAATGCTGCAACGGGTGCAGGGGGGCTTAGATGTCAATCAACTGGAACCGTGCCTGAGCTTGGCGGCGATTCAACAGTTGCGGCAGCAGGTGCTACAGGTGCGGGTAGATTCAGTCTTGCAAAAGTACATTCTTGCCCTTGTGCGGGCGAGCCGCGAAAGTGATTGCATTACCTTGGGGGTCAGTCCTCGCGGTACGGTGATGCTGCAGCGCACCGCTCAGGCCTTGGCTTTCCTGAATGGCCGTGACTATGTCCTCCCCGATGATGTGAAGCAATTGGCTCCCCACGTCTTGGCTCATCGTTTGATTACAGCCGCCGGGCGCTCAGGCCGTGCCTGTGTGGCAGAATTGTTGGAAACGGTAGCGGTTCCCTAG
- a CDS encoding bifunctional riboflavin kinase/FAD synthetase has protein sequence MSKCFLCQFKSALPLQTPTAIALGNFDGVHRGHQEVIRTLLEAAPADCCPSVITFSPHPQAFFTGEQRLLLTPEAEKRALLNQYGIEQVIVLPFTQALAQLSPLEFVEQILVQQLQAKVLSVGFNFGFGRGRSGTAEDLRTLCAAFGIAVHIVPPFCWGSDRVSSSAVRAALAAGDVALARELLGRAYTLTGTVTQGEQLGRQLGFPTANLALPPEKLLPRYGVYACRVSGAALPREQVGVVNIGVRPTVRGQEVRTEVHLLHWQGNLYNQEITLHLEAFIRPELRFSSLAALQAQIAADCQVAADLLERVVSYA, from the coding sequence GTGTCAAAATGTTTTCTGTGTCAATTTAAGAGTGCCCTACCCTTGCAAACTCCAACGGCGATCGCCCTGGGCAACTTTGACGGTGTCCATCGAGGGCATCAAGAGGTTATCCGTACTCTCCTTGAGGCAGCGCCTGCCGACTGTTGCCCTTCAGTGATTACGTTTTCGCCCCATCCCCAAGCATTTTTTACGGGAGAACAGCGATTGCTGCTGACCCCAGAGGCCGAAAAACGGGCCCTTTTGAACCAGTATGGTATTGAACAGGTGATTGTGCTGCCTTTTACCCAGGCCCTGGCCCAACTCTCGCCTTTAGAGTTTGTTGAGCAGATTTTGGTACAGCAGTTGCAGGCCAAGGTGTTGAGTGTTGGTTTTAATTTTGGCTTTGGCCGGGGGCGATCGGGGACAGCGGAAGATTTGCGCACCCTCTGTGCTGCCTTTGGCATTGCGGTGCATATTGTGCCCCCCTTTTGTTGGGGGAGCGATCGCGTCAGTAGTTCAGCAGTACGAGCCGCCCTGGCCGCGGGAGATGTGGCTTTGGCACGGGAGCTGTTGGGACGCGCCTATACCTTAACAGGCACGGTAACTCAAGGGGAACAGTTGGGCCGCCAGTTGGGATTTCCTACGGCCAATTTAGCCCTCCCTCCCGAAAAATTATTGCCTCGCTACGGTGTCTATGCCTGCCGTGTCAGCGGGGCAGCTCTCCCCAGGGAGCAGGTGGGGGTCGTGAATATCGGCGTGCGACCCACAGTGAGGGGGCAGGAGGTCAGGACGGAAGTGCACCTACTGCACTGGCAGGGAAATCTCTACAACCAAGAGATCACGCTCCACCTGGAGGCATTTATTCGTCCTGAGCTCAGATTTTCCAGTTTGGCTGCCCTACAAGCGCAAATTGCTGCCGATTGCCAAGTAGCGGCTGATCTCTTAGAACGAGTAGTCTCCTATGCGTGA